Part of the Haemophilus influenzae genome is shown below.
ATATTGCTGGTAGCCTGCCGCCGTTAAAAGTTGGTGACCTTGCTCAAAAATATCCCAAAGCGCATCATCATCTGGCAATTTAGGTGGGCGGTAAGCAAACATCGTATTTGGCTCAATAGTGAGCTGATACCAAGAAATATGGGGAGGGGATAGCTCAATCGCTTGACGAAGATCATCTAAAGCTTCTTCCAACGTTTGGTTCGGTAAGCCGTGCATTAAATCTAAATTGAAACTTTTTAGTCCAGAAACTTTCGCTAAATTGACCGCACTTTTTGCCTCTGTTGCATTATGAATTCGCCCAAGACGCTGTAATTTGTCATCATTAAAACTTTGTATTCCCATAGAAATTCGCGTAATGCCTGCAGATACATAACCTTTAAAACGTTCAGCTTCTACCGTGCCAGGATTAGCTTCTAATGTAATTTCAATGTTATCTTCAAAATCAATCTGTTTTTTTATTTCTTTTAAGAGGTGGGCAATACTTTCTGACGAAAACAAACTTGGCGTACCGCCACCAATAAAAATCGAATGGAGTTTTCGTTGTTGAATGGAATTTTTAAAGCGTTGTAAATCAGCCTGCAAATCTTGCAGAAGATGATAAATATAGTCTTGTTCTGGTATATCGCCTTTTTGTGCGTGTGAATTAAAATCACAATAAGGACATTTTTGAACGCACCAAGGAATATGTATATACAAGGAAAGTGGAGGAAGTTGTAGCATTGTGTTATTAACAAGTTTTCAATTTGGAAAAGTATAAATTAACCTTGTGTAAAGATGAAATTTTCATCTCTAAAGTCAATAAAAGGGCTTGTTTTCACAAGCCCTAAAACATTCAATTAATTGACCGCTCTTTCCGATTTACTCGTCACTTTACGGCGTGGTGCTTTAGGTTTAGCCTCCACTTTAACAAATTCAATGCCTTCTGGTGGATTTTCCAACGCAAGACCAAGCACTTCATCAATGGTTTCTACCGCATGAATTGCAAGATTTTGTTTCACGTTTTCTGGAATTTCTTCGAGATCTTTAACGTTTTCTTTTGGAATTAATACGGTTTTAATTCCACCACGATGTGCTGCAAGAAGTTTTTCTTTTAATCCACCGATTGGTAATACTTTACCACGTAAACTGATTTCTCCCGTCATTGCCACATCAGCACGCACAGGATTACCTGTTAAACAAGAAATTAATGCAGTACACATTGCAATACCTGCACTTGGGCCATCTTTTGGTGTTGCACCATCTGGCACGTGAATGTGAATGTCACGTTTTTCGTGGAATTCAGCATTGATACCCAGTTTATCCGCACGAGCACGCACAACGGTCATTGCCGCTTGAATGGATTCTTTCATCACATCGCCTAATGAACCAGTGAAAGAAAGTTTTCCTTTGCCCACAACAGAGGCAGTTTCAATAGTGAGTAAATCGCCCCCCACTTCTGTCCAAGCTAAGCCAGTTACTTCGCCAATACGGTTTTGCGTGTCAGCTTTACCAAATTCAAAACGTTTTACGCCAAGATAATCGTGCAGATTATCTGAATTTACCGTGATAGATTTAAGTTTTGGATTTACTAATAAATTTTTCACGGCTTTACGGCAGATTTTTGAAATTTCACGTTCTAATCCACGTACGCCCGCTTCACGTGTGTAATAGCGGATAATATCTAAAATTGCACTTTCTTCTACGGTAAGTTCGCCTTTCTTTAAACCATTACGTTCAATTTGTTTTGCTAATAAATGGCGCATTGCGATATTAAGTTTTTCATCTTCTGTATAACCAGAAAGACGAATAACTTCCATACGATCCAATAATGGGCCTGGAATATTCATAGAGTTTGATGTTGCCACAAACATCACATCAGAAAGATCATAATCCACTTCTAAATAGTGATCGTTAAATGTGGTGTTTTGCTCGGGATCTAATACTTCAAGCAACGCTGATGCAGGATCACCTCGCATATCGGATGCCATTTTGTCGATTTCATCAAGCAAGAATAATGGATTTTTTACGCCCACTTTTGCCATCTTTTGAATTAATTTACCTGGCAATGCACCAATATAGGTTTTACGGTGACCACGGATTTCTGCTTCATCACGCACGCCGCCTAATGCCATACGTACATATTTACGACCAGTAGCATTGGCAATAGACTGACCAAGAGAAGTTTTACCTACACCTGGAGGACCAACTAAACAAAGAATCGGGCCTTTCACTTTGTTTAAACGCGCTTGTACTGCTAAATATTCAAGAATGCGTTCTTTTACGCGATCTAAACCATAGTGATCGGTATCTAAAACTTGCTGTGCTTTAACAATGTCTTTTTTCACTTTAGAACGTTGATGCCAAGGCACTTGGATCATCCATTCAATATAACTGCGTATTACCGTTGCTTCAGAAGACATGGCTGACATCATTTTAAGTTTTTGTAATTCATTTTCTACTTTGTCGCGTACATCAGCTGGCATGCCTGCCGCTTCCACCTTTTGATGCAGTTGTTCAACTTCATCAATGGTATCTTCATTTTCGCCACCATCCATTTCTTTACGAATGGCTTTAATTTGCTCGTTCAAATAATAGTTACGCTGGCTTTTCTCCATTTGTTTTTTGACACGACCGCGAATCCGTTTTTCCACTTGGAGAATATCAGCCTCTGATTCCATCATACCAAGCAAATATTCTAAACGTTCTTGCACATTAGCGAGTTCTAACGCATTTTGTTTATGGCGAATGCTTACAGGGAGATGGGCAGCCATTGTGTCAGCTAAGCGATCAACATCATCAATACGTTGAAGGGCATTGAGAATATCTGTAGGCACTTTTTTGTTGAGGGTAAGATAATTTTCAAACTCAGAAAGCACCGCACTTTTTGCCACTACTAACTCTTTTTCATCGCCATAAGTGGTTTCAATAGGGGTAATTTTTGCGGAAAAGTACTTTTCGCCGTCTTCAAGGTTGTTAATTTTCGCGCGATTTTGACCTTCAACTAGCACTTTTACTGTGCCATCAGGTAATTTTAATAACTGAATAATGTTAGCAATAGTACCCACATCAAATAAATCTTCAGGGGTCGGTTCTTCTAAATCTGCTTCTCTTTGGGATACCAAAAGAAGCTGTTTGTCATCATTCATTGCTTCTTCAAGGGCATTAATGGATTTTGCACGCCCTACAAAAAGTGGCATTACCATATAAGGAAAAACGACAACATCACGTAATGGCAATACGGGCATTGTACGTTGGGTATTCTTCGCCATAATTGGTCTCTCTTATAATTTCGTTCCGATAATTTGGGTAAATATGGGGGTAGGGAAAAAGGAATTCAAGGAAAAGATTATAACAAAATCTGAGTTATAAAGTGGGTTTTTAACAAAAAAGAATTTTGGCAAATG
Proteins encoded:
- the hemW gene encoding radical SAM family heme chaperone HemW, whose amino-acid sequence is MLQLPPLSLYIHIPWCVQKCPYCDFNSHAQKGDIPEQDYIYHLLQDLQADLQRFKNSIQQRKLHSIFIGGGTPSLFSSESIAHLLKEIKKQIDFEDNIEITLEANPGTVEAERFKGYVSAGITRISMGIQSFNDDKLQRLGRIHNATEAKSAVNLAKVSGLKSFNLDLMHGLPNQTLEEALDDLRQAIELSPPHISWYQLTIEPNTMFAYRPPKLPDDDALWDIFEQGHQLLTAAGYQQYETSAYAKTGFQCKHNLNYWRFGDYLAIGCGAHGKLTFPNGEITRFSKTKHPKGYLRGEYLYEEKNVQEIDRPFEFFMNRFRLLEAVPKQEFEDYTGLSQSAVKNQIDFAIQQNYIVGNADSWQITEQGKLFLNELLELFLTEE
- the lon gene encoding endopeptidase La, whose amino-acid sequence is MAKNTQRTMPVLPLRDVVVFPYMVMPLFVGRAKSINALEEAMNDDKQLLLVSQREADLEEPTPEDLFDVGTIANIIQLLKLPDGTVKVLVEGQNRAKINNLEDGEKYFSAKITPIETTYGDEKELVVAKSAVLSEFENYLTLNKKVPTDILNALQRIDDVDRLADTMAAHLPVSIRHKQNALELANVQERLEYLLGMMESEADILQVEKRIRGRVKKQMEKSQRNYYLNEQIKAIRKEMDGGENEDTIDEVEQLHQKVEAAGMPADVRDKVENELQKLKMMSAMSSEATVIRSYIEWMIQVPWHQRSKVKKDIVKAQQVLDTDHYGLDRVKERILEYLAVQARLNKVKGPILCLVGPPGVGKTSLGQSIANATGRKYVRMALGGVRDEAEIRGHRKTYIGALPGKLIQKMAKVGVKNPLFLLDEIDKMASDMRGDPASALLEVLDPEQNTTFNDHYLEVDYDLSDVMFVATSNSMNIPGPLLDRMEVIRLSGYTEDEKLNIAMRHLLAKQIERNGLKKGELTVEESAILDIIRYYTREAGVRGLEREISKICRKAVKNLLVNPKLKSITVNSDNLHDYLGVKRFEFGKADTQNRIGEVTGLAWTEVGGDLLTIETASVVGKGKLSFTGSLGDVMKESIQAAMTVVRARADKLGINAEFHEKRDIHIHVPDGATPKDGPSAGIAMCTALISCLTGNPVRADVAMTGEISLRGKVLPIGGLKEKLLAAHRGGIKTVLIPKENVKDLEEIPENVKQNLAIHAVETIDEVLGLALENPPEGIEFVKVEAKPKAPRRKVTSKSERAVN